gaaaaaagcaatataaatgCCAACAGCTCTGATAGAGTGTGGTGGTGGGACCTGGGGGCAACAAgtctggggtgtgggggggaggggctggactTGAGGGGCCAGCTCACCGCAGCGCCCCCTCTACTCCCAGGTAGGGCCGGGACCCCCTTGTCAGCTGTCGGATGATGCatccaaaaggaaaagagacttAGGAAGAAAGCACTCGAGTAGCAGCCGAGTGGTCTGAACTTATTCGCGGTGCCCACAGGAAGCGTGGACACAGTTTCGCTTTCCGTGAAGCGTGCACCCGACGGGAACCCAGCTCCCAAGGAGGACTCGaaggaaaagcaagaagaaagaagcatGGAGTTTCGGGGACTCAATCCATTCCTACTACGGAGGAAGACTCCCCAACTCCGGGCCCCTCCACTAGCAGCCTGGGCGCTGCGTGACCGGCTCCCTCCCCCGCCGCCACAGCCTGGGGGGCCTGCGCTAAGGTCGGGGGTGCGCCGCGGTGGACGACGCCCAGCTGAAGCTGCTAGTGCCGAGCGGCTGCACCAGGTCCACGGAGAGGTCGCGCTGCTCGGCCTCGGAGGCCACGGCCCGGTAGCCCAGCAGCTGCAGCGCGCCGGCGCACAGCTCCTGCACGCGGCGGATCTTGGCGAAGGGCAGCGCGTGGCGCCAGGCCTGTGAGACGTTGAGCGCGTTCCTGGATGAGGTCTTGAAGGCCTCGCGGCGGGCGCCGGGCCCGGACCCGTGCGTGCTGTTGTGGATCCAGGCCTCGAGCTGCGGCGTGAGGCTCAGGCCCGCGAAGTCGTAGAGCTCGCGGATCTCGGGCAGCGGCGCCCGCGCCAGATCCTCAAAGCGCACCAGGCGGTAGCGGCCGCGCAGGAAGGGCGGCGGCTTGCTGGTGGCGGCCTCGGCGATGCGCACGTGGCTGCGACACACCTCGCGCACCACGCGCAGGCCGGGGTCGGACTCCACCCAGGTGCCATTGGTGCCCAGCACGATGCCGTTGTCGCGCGCCAGCGCCTTGGCCGTCTGCTCGCGGGAGCGCAGCACGGCCCGCGGGTCCCGCACCAGGTGCACGATGCGCAGGTTGAGCGCGGGGTCGTTGAGCAGCGGGTAGAGCACCTGCAGGTTGAAGAAGCGCACCTCCTTGAGCACCACGTGGCTGTAGGAGCGGCAGGCCTCCTGCGCCACGCCGAAGGGCCGCCGCCCGCACAGCGGCTTGCACACCGTGTCGCTGCTGATGGCGCCGCGCGGGAAGGCGGTGCAGGCCGGCGGCGAGCACAGCGCGCGGCTCACCGCGAACTGGAAGAGGTCCGACAGGTTGCGGCGCCACGGCAGGTAGGCGTCGAACACGTCCATGTCGCACAGGAAGACGGAGCGCACCAGGTCGCGCACGGCCATGTGCAGCGCCGGCGCGCTGCCCTGCGACAGGGTGGTCCACACGTGCCACGCGGGCTCCATCAGGTAGAAGACGTCGGGGTGCTGGCTGAAGAGCTGGCCCACGAAAGACGAGCCCGAGCGCCACGAGGACAGCACCAGCACGTGCACCCGCTCTTTGCCGCCCACCGGGGACGGCGGCCTGGGCCAGGAGACCAGGAAAAGCAGGATGGCGGTCTGCGCCAGCAGGAGCACGGTCACGGCCGTGCTGGAGATGCGCGGCAGCCACATGCCGCCAGCCGGGGGCCTGCGGGAGGAGAGTGCAGCCGTTGGGGACCGCGGCCCGCTAGCCGCGCCGCAGCCCAACTCCCGCCCGGTGCTTGCGGAGAGCGGCCCCGGGTCTGGACCCCCCGACCTGTGGGGGCCTCCCTGGACTACAGCCGTCTCGTTGGGCGCTCCCCCGGCAACAGGACTTTAAGACATCAAACATGATCTAGACCCTGCAGAGCAAAGGCCGGTTGCAGACTACTGCGGGAAATGTATGTTCGTCCttacttcctcccctcccctgcctttctctccctctctctctctgccttactcctctttctttcttcccttctttcttccttcccccttcctccttccctccctctctccttctttctttctctctctctctcttttttaaaaacagaatctcCACCTTTTGCTTAAGAATTCCTTTTGGGGGGACAGTTTTAGGCTGTTTAGCTAAACAGCTTGATGAGTGATTTGGCTCCCTCCCCAGCTTCAGCCACTTCTTAGCCTGTGATCTCTGACCAAACACTTAATCTGCCTGtgactcagtttacccatctgtaaaaaggggattGATACTGGCACTGGAGTAATGGAATGAGCATGGGGGCAGGGCATGTAGCAAATCCCATAACATGCAACTTGCACTTTCCACACAGGGCGCGTCTGTGTTGTTTGACTTCTTTTAAACACGCAGCTACAGCTTTTGTtattaaaagtaaacaaatgacaGAGACAAAGAACACCAACTGTTGCCACCTACAGGGAGTAGAGTGCTGCGGGATGCTGGGACTCCAGAGGGAAGGTACCCTTCTGGAGCTGCGTGAATGTGCAGAAGAAAGCAGttgagggggaggtggggcagaaccagggaaggaggaggtgacAGCAGTCAGGCCCCTGGCCACGGTTTGCCTCCATGCTGAGGTTACTCACGGTAGTCCAGGGCCGCTGGGAGAGCTGCCCACCTCAATCACAAATCCATGGAAGACGTCCGCGGGTTCTTCCGGGCctgaggaagcaggagggaggctgggtCAGCGTCTCACCGGAGGAGATAACCCGGCACAGGGGGAGGGTTTTGCCTTCCCTTACTGACCGAAAGGTCCCTGCAGGTGGGAACAGAGCTGCCCAGCCCCCGCCTGGAGCTGGGCACAGACCAGGGGCAGGGTACATTTTTCCAAATGGGTGCGAACGGGTGGTCTCTCCTGCTGGATGGAGAAGGGAGGGCTGGCACTGAGCCCTCTGGTGCCACTTAGCAGCTAGGAGCCCTGGGGCAGATGACTTCTCCACCCAGATGAGACACCCTGAGGTCACCTACATTTGGAATCCCGGCATCTCCCGAGCCTACCTCTAGTCCCCAGCCACTCCTGGTCCTGTGGTGGATCTTAAGAATGTCACCCTTGTCCCTCACAGTGAAAGGAACCCTGAGCCAAGCTCGCACAGCCTGAGGTCTCAAAGATGAGCTGCTTTGGAAGGAGGAGCCTGGAAGTCTCCTCCTTGCTTCCACAGTATTTGCTCCCCACtaagccaccccaccccccagccataTCACCACCGGGAGAAGCTGGGTCTAAATCGTGAGCTGGTCCCACTTATTCAGAGGCTGCAGGAGTGGGAGGAGGACACCCGACGGACCTGACATCTGCTGACTCCGACGCTGTCTCCCGAGTCCCGGACCCTACGCTCACTCCCGGAACATAAGGAGAGCAGCCGCCTTCCTGCCCTGCACGTGTTATCTCCTCTCCTCAAAGATGTGCTTCTCCATGAGAACAGGGCACAGGAGAGGAAGGGAACTCAACCTGCATTTGCTGACATACGAGTGCTAGATGCTGTTTTGACTCAATGGCCCCTTTGGTAGACACTGTGATCTCAACTTCTTAGGTGAAGGACCCAAGGCTTGGAGAGATAGTAGGGGAAGGGGGACCCCGACCCAGGACTTCCGTCTCTAAGCTCCTGGCATTTTCTGATCCCAAGCAGCTGGCCTCTCCCATATCCTGGGGGATCCCTGCGGAGCAAAGGACCCTGAGGTCTGGCCCAAACACAGCTGCCCTGGCCAGCCCAGCCCTTTTCTGGCTAGGGAGGGTCTCAACCACAGGCCGATGTACTCCAGGGAAACCAGACATTTTCTTAAATGACTCACACAATACCGGAGCTGATATCTGATCTTATTACTGGAACTCGAGAACTAGGAAGGGGACTGACACACCCTACCCCATGCGGGAGCCCAGGGAAGACCAGGTCCTGTGGGAGATTTCCTGATAAGGAGCCTTGTGTATAGCACACCCAGTGACCTCAGGGTTCAAAGTTAAGAACGGGTCCGAAAGGTACCAGGACAAGGACTTAATTTTCATGAGTGAATTGCATCCTCCCAACACTCCTGGAAGGtagaaattaccttttttttaattttaatgttttaatttctttttgagagattgagagtgtgtgagcaggggaggggcagagagagggagagggagagagaatccgccGTCTATGCCGTCTATTTCATCGTGTCGTTCCCCTGTGCAGCAACCTTCAGCTTTCCAGACTCACTTCC
This genomic interval from Panthera leo isolate Ple1 chromosome E2, P.leo_Ple1_pat1.1, whole genome shotgun sequence contains the following:
- the LOC122208818 gene encoding carbohydrate sulfotransferase 6 isoform X2, which encodes MWLPRISSTAVTVLLLAQTAILLFLVSWPRPPSPVGGKERVHVLVLSSWRSGSSFVGQLFSQHPDVFYLMEPAWHVWTTLSQGSAPALHMAVRDLVRSVFLCDMDVFDAYLPWRRNLSDLFQFAVSRALCSPPACTAFPRGAISSDTVCKPLCGRRPFGVAQEACRSYSHVVLKEVRFFNLQVLYPLLNDPALNLRIVHLVRDPRAVLRSREQTAKALARDNGIVLGTNGTWVESDPGLRVVREVCRSHVRIAEAATSKPPPFLRGRYRLVRFEDLARAPLPEIRELYDFAGLSLTPQLEAWIHNSTHGSGPGARREAFKTSSRNALNVSQAWRHALPFAKIRRVQELCAGALQLLGYRAVASEAEQRDLSVDLVQPLGTSSFSWASSTAAHPRP
- the LOC122208818 gene encoding carbohydrate sulfotransferase 5 isoform X1, translating into MWLPRISSTAVTVLLLAQTAILLFLVSWPRPPSPVGGKERVHVLVLSSWRSGSSFVGQLFSQHPDVFYLMEPAWHVWTTLSQGSAPALHMAVRDLVRSVFLCDMDVFDAYLPWRRNLSDLFQFAVLYPLLNDPALNLRIVHLVRDPRAVLRSREQTAKALARDNGIVLGTNGTWVESDPGLRVVREVCRSHVRIAEAATSKPPPFLRGRYRLVRFEDLARAPLPEIRELYDFAGLSLTPQLEAWIHNSTHGSGPGARREAFKTSSRNALNVSQAWRHALPFAKIRRVQELCAGALQLLGYRAVASEAEQRDLSVDLVQPLGTSSFSWASSTAAHPRP